A genomic segment from Drosophila miranda strain MSH22 chromosome 3, D.miranda_PacBio2.1, whole genome shotgun sequence encodes:
- the LOC117185717 gene encoding ATP-dependent RNA helicase DHX8-like, whose product MEELQQLEYLSLVSKICTELDNHLGINDKDLAEFIIDLENKNQSYDAFRKALLENGAEFPDSLVQNLQRIINLMRPSRPRGGSEEKIGSGSSKDDKKSQLMKMFPGLALPNDKYSQSEGQDEEAMEKHSVGKKTDLSDVDAAMMELEALAPGEGKTEDKKEIKESRERPHKRRERSRSREKDRDTRKRSRSREDRNRERRRSKSRDDRHRERRRSRSRDKERRRRSRSREHRDRERERRRSRSRDDRERDRGRRRSSSRDRHERRQRSRSRSGDRGDRRQDKMPPPSTVMADDPEAGKIYSGKVANIVPFGCFVQLFGLRKRWEGLVHISQLRAEGRVTDVTEVVVRNQTVRVKVMSLTGQKVSLSMKEVDQESGRDLNPLSHTPEDDDLLRDRNPDGPFSSSTSMLNLQGNSLDGDENESRKRVTRISSPERWEIKQMISSGVLDRSEMPDFDEETGLLPKDEDDEADIEIEIVEEEPPFLSGHGRALHDLSPVRIVKNPDGSLAQAAMMQSALSKERREQKMLQREQEMEALPTNLNKNWIDPLPEEDTRNLAANMRGMGAAPAEVPEWKKHVIGGKKSSFGKKTDLTLVEQRQSLPIYKLRDDLIKAVTDNQILIVIGETGSGKTTQITQYLGECGFTARGKIGCTQPRRVAAMSVAKRVAEEYGCRLGQEVGYTIRFEDCTSPETIIKYMTDGMLLRECLMEAELKTYSVIMLDEAHERTIHTDVLFGLLKTAVQKRPELKLIVTSATLDAVKFSQYFFKAPIFTIPGRTFPVEVLYTKEPETDYLDASLITVMQIHLREPPGDILLFLTGQEEIDTACEILYERMKSLGPDVPELIILPVYSALPSEMQTRIFDPAPAGSRKVVIATNIAETSLTIDGIFYVVDPGFVKQKVYNSKTGMDSLVVTPISQAAAKQRAGRAGRTGPGKTYRLYTERAYRDEMLPTPVPEIQRTNLATTVLQLKTMGINDLLHFDFMDAPPVESLVMALEQLHSLSALDDEGLLTRLGRRMAEFPLEPNLSKMLIMSVALQCSDEILTIVSMLSVQNVFYRPKDKQALADQKKAKFNQAEGDHLTLLAVYNSWKNNKFSNAWCYENFVQIRTLKRSQDVRKQLLGIMDRHKLDVVSAGKSSVRIQKAVCSGFFRNAAKKDPQEGYRTLVDSQVVYIHPSSALFNRQPEWVIYHELVQTTKEYMREVTTIDPKWLVEFAPSFFRFSDPTKLSKFKKNQRLEPLYNKYEEPNAWRISRVRRRRN is encoded by the exons ATGGAGGAGCTGCAGCAATTGGAGTATCTGTCGCTGGTCTCGAAGATCTGCACAGAGCTCGATAATCACTTGGGCATCAATGACAAGGACCTGGCCGAGTTCATCATCGATTTGGAGAACAAGAATCAATCGTACGATGCCTTCCGCAAGGCTCTGCTCGAGAACGGCGCCGAGTTTCCAGACTCCCTCGTCCAAAATCTGCAGCGCATCATCAACTTAATGCGGCCCAGTCGGCCGAGAGGCGGAAGCGAAGAGAAGATCGGCTCCGGCAGCAGCAAAGATGACAAGAAATCGCAGCTGATGAAAATGTTCCCTGGCCTGGCCCTGCCCAACGATAAATACAGCCAGAGCGAGGGCCAGGACGAGGAAGCCATGGAAAAGCATTCGGTTGGCAAAAAGACAGACCTGAGTGACGTGGACGCGGCCATGATGGAGCTTGAGGCTCTGGCGCCTGGCGAGGGCAAGACCGAGGATAAGAAAGAGATTAAGGAATCGAGAGAACGACCCCACAAGCGAAGGGAACGCAGCAGAAGTCGCGAGAAGGACAGGGATACTCGGAAGCGGAGCAGATCTCGCGAGGATAGGAATAGGGAGCGCCGCAGGAGCAAGTCACGCGATGACCGGCATAGGGAGCGTCGCAGGAGTAGATCTCGTGACAAAGAACGCCGCAGACGCAGCAGATCACGCGAGCATCGCGATCGGGAACGGGAACGCCGCCGAAGCAGGTCCCGCGACGATCGCGAGCGAGATCGTGGTCGCCGCAGGTCCAGCTCTCGAGACCGCCACGAGCGTCGACAACGCAGTCGGTCGCGCTCAGGCGATCGTGGTGATCGCCGTCAGGACAAAATGCCGCCCCCCAGCACAGTGATGGCCGACGATCCCGAGGCTGGCAAGATCTACTCCGGCAAGGTGGCCAACATTGTGCCCTTCGGGTGCTTTGTCCAGCTCTTCGGACTGCGCAAGCGCTGGGAGGGGCTGGTGCACATCTCGCAGCTGCGAGCCGAGGGCAGGGTCACCGACGTGACCGAAGTGGTGGTCCGCAATCAGACCGTGAGGGTCAAGGTGATGTCACTGACGGGTCAGAAAGTGTCGCTGTCCATGAAGGAGGTCGATCAGGAGTCGGGCAGGGACTTGAATCCCCTCTCGCACACCCCCGAGGATGATGACTTGCTGCGGGACCGCAATCCAGATGGTCccttcagcagcagcacctcCATGCTAAATCTGCAGGGCAACAGCCTGGACGGGGACGAGAACGAGTCAAGGAAGCGGGTTACCAGGATCTCCAGCCCCGAGCGATGGGAAATCAAACAGATGATTAGCTCTGGGGTCCTGGACAGGAGCGAAATGCCGGACTTTGACGAGGAGACAGGTCTGCTGCCCAAGGACGAGGACGACGAGGCAGACATCGAGATTGAGATTGTGGAGGAAGAGCCGCCATTCCTCTCAGGCCATGGCAGGGCCCTGCACGACCTATCGCCCGTGAGAATTGTCAAGAATCCCGACGGTTCGTTGGCCCAGGCGGCCATGATGCAGTCGGCCCTGTCCAAGGAGCGGCGGGAGCAGAAAATGCTGCAGCGCGAACAAGAAATGGAGGCCCTGCCCACGAACCTCAACAAGAACTGGATCGATCCGCTGCCCGAGGAGGACACTCGCAATCTGGCGGCCAACATGCGTGGCATGGGCGCCGCCCCCGCCGAGGTGCCCGAGTGGAAGAAGCACGTGATTGGCGGCAAGAAGTCATCCTTTGGCAAGAAGACGGACCTCACCTTGGTCGAGCAGCGCCAGTCGCTGCCCATATACAAGCTGCGCGATGATCTGATCAAGGCCGTCACCGACAATCAAATCCTGATCGTCATCGGCGAGACGGGCTCCGGCAAGACCACACAGATAACCCAGTATCTGGGCGAGTGCGGATTCACGGCACGCGGCAAGATCGGTTGCACGCAGCCGCGTCGTGTGGCCGCCATGTCCGTGGCCAAGCGAGTGGCCGAGGAGTACGGTTGCCGGCTGGGCCAGGAGGTGGGCTACACCATCCGTTTCGAGGACTGCACCAGCCCGGAGACGATCATCAAGTACATGACGGACGGCATGTTGCTGCGCGAGTGCCTGATGGAGGCGGAGCTGAAGACCTACTCGGTGATCATGTTGGACGAGGCCCACGAGCGCACCATCCACACGGACGTTCTCTTTGGCCTGCTGAAGACCGCCGTACAGAAGCGTCCCGAACTGAAGCTGATCGTGACCTCCGCGACCCTGGATGCTGTGAAGTTCTCGCAGTATTTCTTCAAGGCTCCCATATTTACGATTCCCGGACGAACGTTCCCCGTGGAGGTGCTGTACACAAAAGAGCCGGAAACAGATTATCTGGATGCCTCGCTGATCACAGTGATGCAGATCCATCTGCGTGAGCCGCCCGGCGACATTCTGCTCTTCCTTACCGGCCAGGAGGAAATCGACACGGCCTGCGAGATCCTCTACGAGCGCATGAAGAGCCTCGGACCCGATGTACCCGAACTGATAATACTCCCCGTCTACTCGGCGCTTCCCTCCGAGATGCAGACGCGCATCTTCGATCCGGCCCCCGCCGGCAGCCGCAAAGTGGTGATAGCCACCAACATTGCGGAGACCTCGCTGACCATTGACGGTATATTCTATGTGGTGGATCCAGGATTTGTCAAGCAGAAAGTGTACAACTCCAAGACTGGCATGGACTCTCTGGTGGTGACGCCCATCTCCCAGGCAGCTGCCAAGCAAAGGGCCGGCCGTGCCGGACGCACGGGTCCGGGCAAAACCTATCGTCTGTACACGGAGCGCGCCTACCGGGATGAGATGCTACCCACGCCCGTCCCAGAAATTCAGCGCACGAATCTGGCCACCACAGTGCTCCAGCTGAAGACGATGGGCATCAACGATCTGCTGCACTTTGACTTCATGGATGCCCCGCCCGTGGAGTCGCTGGTGATGGCCCTCGAGCAGTTGCATTCGCTGTCCGCGCTGGATGATGAGGGATTGCTAACGAGGCTGGGTCGGCGCATGGCCGAGTTCCCCCTGGAGCCGAATCTCTCGAAGATGCTCATCATGTCTGTGGCTCTGCAGTGCTCGGATGAGATACTCACCATCGTCTCGATGCTGAGTGTCCAGAATGTGTTCTACAGGCCCAAGGACAAGCAGGCCCTAGCCGATCAGAAGAAGGCCAAGTTCAACCAGGCCGAGG GCGATCATCTTACCCTCTTGGCCGTTTACAACAGCTGGAAGAACAACAAGTTCTCGAATGCCTGGTGCTACGAGAACTTTGTCCAGATCCGGACACTCAAACGGTCGCAGGATGTGAGGAAGCAGCTGCTGGGCATCATGGATAGGCATAAGCTGGACGTGGTATCGGCGGGCAAGAGCTCGGTGCGCATCCAGAAGGCCGTCTGCTCAGGCTTTTTCCGCAATGCGGCCAAAAAGGATCCACAGGAGGGCTACCGTACCCTGGTCGACTCGCAGGTGGTGTACATTCATCCATCGAGCGCTCTGTTCAATCGACAGCCAGAGTGGGTCATCTATCACGAACTGGTGCAGACCACCAAGGAGTATATGCGCGAGGTGACCACCATCGATCCCAAGTGGCTGGTGGAGTTTGCCCCGTCCTTCTTCCGCTTCTCGGACCCCACCAAGCTGAGCAAATTCAAGAAGAACCAGCGCCTGGAGCCGCTCTACAACAAGTACGAGGAGCCGAACGCATGGCGCATATCGCGCGTGCGGCGGCGTCGCAACTAA